In one window of Epinephelus fuscoguttatus linkage group LG20, E.fuscoguttatus.final_Chr_v1 DNA:
- the LOC125880638 gene encoding stonustoxin subunit alpha-like yields MAVAALGQPFTLGMLYDGRKDELIPGFTLWDEATLQKNTVTSSQHSSEFEITISDCIEDKSSQLDIDASLKGSFLCGLIKAEGSAKYLNDKKKFKNQSRVTCQYKAITNFKQLSMTHLVTMSPQQMDVLEKGFATHVVTGILYGANAFFVFHSEKLDASNVKDVQCSMEAVIKKIPSCNVDGKVEMKLSDEEKDLTKKFSCKFYGDFILESNPTTFEDAVKTYVRLPKLLGENGENSVPVKVWLMPLKNLYLKAIELTSGVSVRLVRKAQKALQNLHDLEIGCNDFLEDKVVKDFPQIHEKLSSFQKLCVRLRSALEQTMAKKLPLIRTGEEDESKLEKVFDDGNKTLFSHEKLTKWTDDKEREFNVIRSCVEMMEGTKIVPDQSEPDRQVLAPSVDDVLCFVFTSLETTDPYLQKLAHYVDLFKLDGTLGATPPAKDQWYFSEEVITTMRKKAKAFHDLAKALKNSSRFCFLVAAIANEKYKGATMYHYKNSILVTEDFSKPDVTDVENVTDRRDLLWYACDLTLDPNTANNHLVLSEGNKRATHGPPQSYPDLPQRFKKLSQVLCREGLTGRSYWEVEWSAGNHEDVAVGVCYKGLFRKGKGDWCRLGWNVMSWCFGHRWSPLSPKATLYAEHANERHSFPFPATGCTRLGVYLDWPAGTLSYYKVSSDTLSHIYTFSSEFSEPVYPAFLIFHDTNYVFLSL; encoded by the exons ATGGCGGTGGCTGCCCTGGGCCAACCATTTACCTTAGGAATGCTGTATGATGGTCGGAAAGATGAACTTATCCCAG GTTTCACACTGTGGGATGAAGCAACTCTTCAGAAGAACACAGTTACAAGCTCTCAGCACAGTAGTGAATTTGAGATAACAATATCTGATTGTATTGAAGACAAGTCCTCTCAACTGGACATTGATGCCTCCCTAAAAGGCAGTTTCCTGTGTGGGCTGATCAAAGCTGAGGGATCTGCCAAGTATCTGAATGATAAGAAGAAATTCAAGAATCAGAGCAGAGTGACATGTCAGTACAAAGCTATCACCAACTTCAAACAGTTGTCAATGACTCACCTCGTAACCATGAGCCCCCAACAGATGGATGTTCTTGAGAAGGGCTTTGCAACACATGTAGTCACCGGCATCCTTTACGGTGCAAACgctttctttgtgtttcacAGTGAAAAGTTAGATGCCAGCAACGTTAAGGACGTCCAGTGCAGCATGGAAGCTGTAATAAAGAAGATCCCCTCATGTAATGTTGATGGGAAAGTAGAGATGAAGCTGAGTGATGAGGAAAAAGACCTGACCAAGAAATTCTCCTGCAAATTCTATGGAGACTTCATTCTTGAAAGCAACCCTACAACATTTGAAGATGCAGTGAAGACCTATGTACGACTTCCAAAGCTGCTGGGAGAAAATGGAGAGAACAGTGTTCCAGTGAAGGTCTGGCTGATGCCACTGAAGAATCTGTATCTAAAAGCTATTGAGCTGACGAGTGGGGTCAGCGTTAGACTGGTGAGAAAGGCTCAAAAAGCTCTGCAGAACCTGCATGATCTAGAAATAGGATGCAACGACTTTCTGGAGGACAAAGTAGTGAAAGATTTTCCACAAATTCATGAAAAGCTGAGCAGTTTCCAGAAACTCTGTGTCCGTTTAAGATCTGCACTCGAACAGACCATGGCAAAGAAACTTCCATTGATcaggacaggagaggaagatgaaagCAAATTAGAAAAGGTCTTCGATGACGGAAACAAGACACTGTTCAGTCATGAGAAATTAACCAAGTGGACGGATGATAAAGAGAGAGAATTCAATGTCATCAGGTCCTGTGTAGAGATGATGGAGGGAACAAAGATTGTCCCAGATCAGTCAGAGCCGGACAGACAGGTTCTTGCTCCAAGTGTAGATGatgttttgtgctttgttttcacCTCTCTGGAAACTACTGACCCCTACCTTCAGAAACTTGCTCACTATGTGGATCTATTTAAGTTAGACGGAACCTTGGGTGCCACGCCACCTGCAAAAGACCAGTGGTACTTCTCAGAAGAAGTGATAACcacaatgagaaaaaaagcCAAAGCTTTCCATGATCTTGCAAAAGCACTGAAGAACAGCAGCAGATTCTGTTTCCTTGTAGCGGCCATTGCAAATGAGAAGTACAAAGGGGCAACCATGTACCACTACAAGAACAGCATTCTGGTCACTGAAGACTTCTCAAAGCCTGATGTCACTGATGTGGAAAATGTAACAGACAGAAGAGATTTACTCTGGT ATGCCTGTGATCTCACCCTGGacccaaacacagcaaacaacCACCTCGTTCTGTCTGAGGGAAACAAGAGGGCGACACATGGACCACCGCAGTCATACCCTGACCTCCCACAGAGATTCAAAAAGCTTTCTCAGGTTCTGTGCAGGGAGGGGCTTACTGGGCGCagttactgggaggtggagtggagtGCTGGCAACCATGAAGATGTTGCTGTGGGTGTTTGCTACAAAGGACTGTTCAGGAAAGGAAAAGGCGACTGGTGCAGGCTTGGATGGAACGTCATGTCCTGGTGTTTCGGCCATCGATGGTCCCCACTATCTCCAAAGGCTACTCTCTATGCAGAGCATGCTAACGAGCGCCACTCTTTCCCTTTTCCAGCTACCGGCTGCACTCGCCTGGGAGTTTATCTGGACTGGCCTGCTGGCACTCTGTCCTACTATAAGGTCTCATCTGACACACTCAGTCACATTTACACCTTCTCCAGCGAGTTCTCTGAGCCTGTTTACCCAGCCTTCTTGATCTTTCATGATACCAACTACGTGTTCCTGTCTCTGTAA